From the Rhodanobacter soli genome, one window contains:
- a CDS encoding alpha/beta hydrolase family protein, producing the protein MLKRPHLPAPLLLLALALAPNAFAAAPEVDPRIEQVLAQLGKAQSIQAVAISPDGKQLAWVIRHDGKPTVEVADADGRHAHRVSVTAKPGSCAESDIAWAPDSRRLAFVSNCSVDLTSTKVMQNAIYLADTHGNGAPARLAELQGYVRSLQWTADGKSLGFLYVPGATRHASAVAAAKPAAGEIGVSGMEVQRVASLDVASGALRELTPASMYAYEFDWSPDGSRIAYTAAPPPGDNNWWIAKLYVQSAQADAGASVLVDPAGTDSGSLHGLQIALPRWSPDAARIAFIGGLMSDQGATGGDIYAVAAGDGAPVNLTPGIRVTPSWLRWTGPQSMLVSQVSNGQSQLADYAVSATRAQQQRVHFTLPASISDGSASMAMSLSGDLKRVAFLQSSYAVATEVHAGALGSTPPPAVTSFNAALKPAWGKAESVEWNNEGFHVQGWLLYPAHYDPKKTYPMVVVVHGGPSSAVIPRWPGVGYGAAPLSALGYFVFEPNPRGSFGQGEKYVQANRKDFGYGDLRDILAGVDAVEKKVPVDDKRLGLTGWSYGGFMSMFAPTQTQRFRAVVAGAGISNWQSYYGQNLIDQWMPPFFGATVYDDPAVYAKSSAINFIKQVKTPMLIVVGDRDAECPAPQSFEMWHALRAQGGTTSLVVYPNEGHHFVDPAHQRDVLQRALGWFTKYLPAGG; encoded by the coding sequence ATGCTGAAACGCCCGCACCTGCCCGCTCCCTTGTTGCTGCTGGCCCTCGCGCTGGCGCCGAATGCCTTCGCCGCCGCGCCCGAGGTCGATCCGCGCATCGAACAGGTGCTGGCGCAGCTGGGCAAGGCACAGTCGATCCAGGCCGTGGCGATCTCGCCGGACGGCAAACAGCTGGCGTGGGTGATTCGCCATGACGGCAAGCCGACGGTCGAGGTGGCCGATGCCGATGGCCGCCATGCGCATCGGGTCAGCGTCACGGCCAAGCCAGGCAGCTGTGCCGAATCCGACATCGCCTGGGCGCCCGATTCGCGCCGCCTTGCCTTCGTCTCCAATTGCAGTGTCGACCTCACCAGCACCAAGGTGATGCAGAACGCCATCTACCTGGCCGACACGCACGGCAACGGCGCGCCGGCGCGGCTGGCCGAACTGCAAGGCTACGTGCGTTCGCTGCAATGGACTGCCGACGGCAAGTCGCTCGGCTTCCTCTACGTGCCCGGCGCCACCCGCCACGCCAGCGCGGTGGCCGCGGCCAAGCCGGCCGCCGGCGAAATCGGCGTGAGCGGTATGGAAGTGCAACGCGTGGCCAGCCTCGACGTGGCCAGTGGCGCCCTGCGCGAGCTGACCCCGGCCAGCATGTACGCGTACGAATTCGACTGGTCGCCGGACGGTTCGCGCATCGCCTATACCGCCGCGCCGCCGCCGGGCGACAACAACTGGTGGATCGCGAAGCTCTACGTGCAGAGCGCGCAAGCCGACGCCGGCGCCAGCGTGCTGGTCGATCCGGCCGGCACCGACAGCGGCTCCCTGCACGGCTTGCAGATCGCCTTGCCGCGCTGGTCGCCGGATGCGGCGCGGATCGCCTTCATCGGCGGCCTGATGAGCGACCAGGGCGCCACCGGCGGCGACATCTACGCGGTGGCGGCTGGCGACGGCGCGCCGGTCAATCTCACCCCGGGCATCCGCGTCACGCCGTCGTGGCTGCGCTGGACCGGGCCGCAGTCGATGCTGGTCAGCCAGGTCAGCAACGGCCAGAGCCAGCTGGCGGATTACGCGGTTTCCGCCACGCGCGCGCAGCAGCAGCGCGTGCATTTCACCCTCCCGGCCAGCATCAGCGACGGCAGCGCGTCGATGGCGATGTCGCTCTCGGGCGACCTCAAGCGCGTTGCCTTCCTGCAAAGCTCGTACGCCGTCGCCACCGAGGTGCACGCCGGCGCGCTAGGCAGCACGCCGCCGCCGGCGGTGACCTCGTTCAATGCCGCGCTGAAGCCGGCCTGGGGCAAGGCCGAGTCGGTGGAGTGGAACAACGAGGGTTTCCACGTGCAGGGCTGGCTGCTGTACCCGGCCCACTACGATCCGAAGAAGACCTACCCGATGGTCGTGGTGGTGCACGGCGGGCCGTCGAGCGCGGTGATCCCGCGCTGGCCGGGCGTCGGCTACGGCGCCGCGCCGCTGTCCGCATTGGGCTATTTCGTGTTCGAGCCGAACCCGCGCGGCAGCTTCGGGCAGGGCGAGAAATACGTGCAGGCGAACCGCAAGGATTTCGGCTACGGCGACCTGCGCGACATCCTCGCCGGCGTCGACGCGGTGGAGAAGAAGGTCCCGGTGGACGACAAGCGGCTCGGCCTTACCGGCTGGAGCTACGGCGGCTTCATGAGCATGTTCGCGCCGACCCAGACCCAGCGCTTCCGCGCCGTGGTCGCCGGCGCCGGCATCTCCAACTGGCAGAGCTACTACGGCCAGAACCTGATCGACCAGTGGATGCCGCCGTTCTTCGGCGCCACCGTGTACGACGACCCGGCGGTGTACGCCAAGAGTTCGGCGATCAACTTCATCAAGCAGGTGAAGACGCCGATGCTGATCGTGGTCGGCGACCGCGACGCCGAATGCCCGGCGCCGCAGTCGTTCGAGATGTGGCACGCGCTGCGCGCCCAGGGCGGCACGACGTCGCTGGTGGTGTATCCGAACGAAGGGCATCACTTCGTCGACCCCGCCCACCAGCGCGACGTGCTGCAGCGAGCGCTGGGCTGGTTCACGAAATATCTGCCGGCTGGCGGCTGA
- a CDS encoding PA0069 family radical SAM protein, producing MDDPSPPPTPLERLPATRLLKGRGAASNPEGRFESIRHQAEDDGWQSALLDEDAPRPRTEVTEERARSVISRNDSPDIAFSQAINPYRGCEHGCIYCFARPSHSYLNLSPGLDFETKLRAKGNFAEVLRAELAKPGYAISPINIGSNTDPYQPVEKRWRLTRAALELLAECHHPCTIVTKNALVERDLDILVPMAREKLVQVFVSVNSLDNHLAAKLEPRASAPHRRIKAIRTLADAGVPVGVLVAPIIPALNDRDMEAVMAQAADAGARCAGYTTLRLPYELKALFREWLALHAPQRAEHVMSLVQQMNGGRDYDSNFATRMRGSGVFADLLRRRFDVACRKHGFGRARELTLDTSRFVPPRKASPQGELF from the coding sequence ATGGACGATCCCTCGCCCCCACCGACCCCGCTGGAACGGCTCCCGGCGACGCGCCTGCTCAAGGGCCGCGGCGCCGCCTCCAATCCGGAAGGCCGCTTCGAAAGCATCCGCCACCAGGCCGAGGACGACGGCTGGCAGAGCGCGCTGCTGGACGAGGATGCGCCGCGCCCGCGCACCGAGGTCACCGAGGAACGCGCGCGCAGCGTGATCAGCCGCAACGACTCACCCGACATCGCCTTCAGCCAGGCGATCAATCCGTACCGCGGTTGCGAACACGGCTGCATCTACTGCTTCGCGCGACCCTCGCACAGCTACCTCAACCTCTCGCCCGGACTGGATTTCGAGACGAAGCTGCGCGCGAAGGGCAACTTCGCCGAGGTGCTGCGCGCGGAACTGGCGAAGCCCGGTTACGCGATCAGCCCGATCAACATCGGCAGCAACACCGATCCCTACCAGCCGGTCGAGAAACGTTGGCGATTGACCCGCGCCGCGCTGGAGCTGCTGGCCGAATGCCACCACCCGTGCACCATCGTGACCAAGAACGCGCTGGTCGAGCGCGATCTCGACATCCTGGTACCGATGGCGCGCGAAAAGCTGGTGCAGGTATTCGTCTCGGTCAATTCGCTGGACAACCACCTCGCCGCGAAACTCGAGCCGCGCGCCAGCGCGCCGCACCGGCGGATCAAGGCGATCCGCACCCTGGCCGACGCCGGCGTGCCGGTCGGCGTGCTGGTGGCGCCGATCATTCCCGCGCTCAACGACCGCGACATGGAAGCGGTGATGGCGCAGGCCGCGGACGCCGGCGCGCGCTGCGCCGGCTACACCACGCTGCGCCTGCCATACGAGCTGAAAGCCCTGTTTCGCGAATGGCTGGCCCTGCACGCGCCGCAGCGCGCCGAGCACGTGATGAGCCTGGTGCAACAGATGAACGGCGGCCGCGACTACGACAGCAACTTCGCCACCCGCATGCGCGGCTCAGGCGTGTTCGCCGACCTGCTGCGCCGCCGCTTCGACGTCGCCTGCCGCAAGCACGGCTTCGGCCGCGCCCGCGAGCTCACCCTCGACACCTCGCGCTTCGTGCCGCCGCGCAAGGCATCGCCGCAGGGCGAACTGTTCTGA
- a CDS encoding AMP-binding protein has protein sequence MSAAPSYVHGANAKPLLGDTLGSLVDRIAAAHPERPALVVRAQNVRMNYREFHAEVERVAAGLLALGLQRGDRVGIWSPNRAEWVVLQFAAPKAGLILVNINPAYRTHELEYALTKVACHTLVLPRRFKASHYLDILGELAPELAASTPGQLHAARLPALREVILLDEVAAAGTRSWQQLVACGDAAALAQLHAVEPELGFDDPVNIQFTSGTTGAPKGATLTHHNIINNGWFIGEAMRLTEHDRLCIPVPFYHCFGMVLGNLACVTHGACMVIPGEGFDALATLETVATEKCTGLHGVPTMFIAELEHPRFAEFDLSSLRTGIMAGSPCPIEVMRRVVEEMHMDQVTIAYGMTETSPVSFQTVPDDPLERRVDSVGRIHPQLEVKLVDERGRVVPRGTPGELCTRGYSVMLGYWDDEARTREVIDEARWMHTGDLAVIDADGYCSIVGRLKDMIIRGGENVYPREIEEFLYTHPKVLDVQVFGVPDAKFGEQVCAWIRLREGSEASVAEIQDYCRRHLAYYKVPHYVRFVDAFPMTVTGKVQKFLMREAMVAELER, from the coding sequence ATGAGTGCCGCACCAAGTTACGTCCATGGCGCCAACGCGAAACCGTTGCTGGGCGACACGCTGGGCTCACTGGTCGACCGTATCGCCGCCGCCCATCCCGAGCGTCCGGCGCTGGTGGTGCGCGCGCAGAACGTGCGCATGAACTACCGCGAATTCCATGCCGAAGTGGAACGCGTTGCCGCCGGCTTGCTGGCGCTGGGACTGCAGCGTGGCGATCGTGTCGGCATCTGGTCACCGAACCGGGCCGAATGGGTGGTGCTGCAGTTCGCCGCGCCGAAGGCCGGACTGATCCTGGTCAACATCAACCCGGCCTATCGTACGCACGAGTTGGAATATGCGCTCACCAAGGTGGCGTGCCACACGCTGGTACTGCCGCGGCGCTTCAAGGCCTCGCATTACCTGGACATTCTCGGCGAGCTGGCGCCGGAACTGGCCGCCAGCACACCCGGCCAGTTGCATGCGGCACGGCTGCCGGCGCTGCGCGAAGTGATCCTGCTTGACGAGGTGGCGGCCGCGGGGACGCGTAGCTGGCAACAACTGGTGGCGTGCGGCGATGCAGCCGCGCTGGCGCAGCTGCATGCCGTGGAGCCGGAACTGGGTTTCGACGACCCGGTGAATATCCAGTTCACCTCCGGCACCACCGGCGCGCCGAAGGGTGCCACGCTGACCCACCACAACATCATCAACAACGGCTGGTTCATCGGCGAGGCGATGCGTCTCACCGAGCATGACCGGCTGTGCATCCCGGTGCCGTTCTACCACTGCTTCGGCATGGTGTTGGGCAATCTCGCCTGTGTCACCCATGGCGCCTGCATGGTGATCCCGGGCGAGGGCTTCGACGCGCTGGCCACGCTGGAAACGGTGGCGACGGAAAAGTGCACCGGCCTGCACGGCGTGCCGACGATGTTCATCGCCGAACTCGAGCATCCGCGCTTCGCCGAGTTCGACCTGAGCAGCCTGCGCACCGGCATCATGGCCGGCTCGCCGTGCCCGATCGAGGTGATGCGCCGGGTGGTCGAGGAGATGCACATGGACCAGGTCACCATCGCCTACGGCATGACCGAGACCAGCCCGGTGAGCTTCCAGACCGTGCCCGACGATCCGCTGGAGCGCCGCGTCGACAGCGTCGGCCGGATCCATCCGCAGCTGGAAGTGAAACTGGTCGACGAACGCGGTCGGGTGGTGCCGCGCGGCACGCCGGGCGAGCTGTGCACGCGCGGCTACTCGGTGATGCTGGGCTACTGGGACGACGAGGCGCGCACTCGCGAGGTCATCGACGAAGCGCGCTGGATGCATACCGGCGACCTCGCGGTGATCGACGCGGACGGCTACTGCAGCATCGTCGGCCGGCTCAAGGACATGATCATCCGCGGCGGCGAGAACGTATATCCGCGCGAGATCGAGGAGTTCCTGTACACCCATCCGAAGGTGCTCGACGTGCAGGTGTTCGGCGTGCCCGACGCGAAGTTCGGCGAGCAGGTGTGCGCGTGGATCCGTCTGCGCGAAGGCAGCGAGGCCAGCGTGGCCGAGATTCAGGATTACTGCCGCCGTCACCTTGCCTACTACAAGGTGCCGCACTACGTGCGCTTCGTCGACGCGTTCCCGATGACGGTGACCGGCAAGGTGCAGAAGTTCCTGATGCGCGAGGCGATGGTGGCCGAGCTGGAGCGGTAG
- a CDS encoding GlsB/YeaQ/YmgE family stress response membrane protein: MTASGLIIFLLIGAIAGWLAGLIVRGFGFGLLGNIVVGIIGAFLAGWLLPMLGIGFSLGSPIVTSIVYAMIGAIVLLVIIGLIKRA; the protein is encoded by the coding sequence ATGACTGCATCCGGCTTGATCATCTTTCTGCTGATTGGTGCGATCGCGGGTTGGCTGGCCGGCCTGATCGTGCGCGGTTTCGGTTTCGGCCTGCTCGGCAATATCGTGGTCGGCATCATCGGCGCGTTCCTCGCCGGCTGGCTGCTGCCGATGCTCGGCATCGGCTTCAGTCTCGGCAGCCCGATCGTCACCAGCATCGTCTACGCGATGATCGGCGCGATCGTGCTGCTGGTGATCATCGGACTGATCAAGCGCGCCTGA
- a CDS encoding MFS transporter: MATNAIDATGGGVGAKLDVSHKRVILASSLGTVFEWYDFYLYGSLAVIIGHQFFSGLNEASQLVFALLAFAAGFAVRPFGALVFGRVGDLVGRKYTFLITIVIMGLSTFFVGLLPSYGSIGMAAPVILILLRMLQGLALGGEYGGAATYVAEHAPKGKRGLYTSFIQITATFGLFLSLLVILGCKWLLGDKFDDWGWRIPFLLSSLLLAISVYIRLQLAESPVFKQMKEEGKQSKAPLTESFARWGNLKLVILALFGATAGQAVVWYCGQFYAMYFLGSTLRIDATTTQLLIAAALLIGTPFFVVFGWLSDKIGRKPVVLAGCLLAALTYFPIFKGLTHYGNPGAETARATAPVTVLADPATCHLQINLTGTQVFTSSCDVAKSYLAKRGVPYDNVAAPAGSLAKVTVGGASHEAFEGSSLSKADFAEQNKAFTTSLGASLDQAGYPAKADPARTNYPMLIVLLTLLVLYVTMVYGPIAAWLVEMFPTRIRYTSMSLPYHIGNGWFGGFLPSVSFGIVALTGNIYSGLWYPVVIAMMTFVIGLLFVSETKDVDLSD; this comes from the coding sequence ATGGCCACAAATGCGATTGACGCGACCGGCGGCGGGGTTGGCGCCAAGCTCGACGTCAGCCACAAGCGGGTGATCCTGGCGTCCAGCCTGGGCACCGTGTTCGAGTGGTACGACTTCTATCTGTACGGCTCGCTCGCCGTGATCATCGGCCACCAGTTTTTCTCGGGCTTGAACGAGGCGAGCCAGCTGGTGTTCGCCCTGCTCGCGTTCGCCGCCGGCTTCGCGGTGCGCCCGTTTGGTGCGCTGGTGTTCGGCCGGGTCGGCGACCTGGTCGGGCGCAAGTACACGTTCCTGATCACCATCGTGATCATGGGCCTGTCGACCTTCTTCGTGGGCCTGTTGCCCAGTTACGGCTCGATTGGCATGGCGGCGCCGGTGATCCTGATCCTGTTGCGCATGCTGCAGGGCCTGGCGCTGGGCGGCGAGTACGGCGGCGCGGCCACCTACGTGGCCGAACACGCACCGAAGGGCAAGCGCGGCCTGTACACCAGCTTCATCCAGATCACCGCCACCTTCGGCCTGTTCCTGTCGCTGCTGGTGATCCTGGGCTGCAAGTGGTTGCTCGGCGACAAGTTCGACGACTGGGGCTGGCGCATTCCGTTCCTGCTGTCGTCGCTGCTGCTGGCGATATCGGTGTACATCCGCCTGCAACTGGCCGAGTCGCCAGTGTTCAAGCAGATGAAAGAGGAGGGCAAGCAGTCGAAGGCGCCACTGACCGAGTCGTTCGCGCGCTGGGGCAACCTCAAGCTGGTGATCCTGGCCCTGTTCGGCGCCACCGCCGGCCAGGCCGTGGTGTGGTACTGCGGCCAGTTCTACGCGATGTACTTCCTCGGCAGCACACTGAGGATCGACGCCACCACCACCCAGCTGCTGATTGCCGCGGCACTGTTGATCGGCACGCCGTTCTTCGTGGTGTTCGGCTGGCTGTCCGACAAGATCGGCCGCAAGCCGGTCGTGCTCGCCGGCTGCCTGCTCGCCGCGCTGACCTACTTCCCGATCTTCAAGGGGCTTACCCACTACGGCAACCCGGGTGCGGAGACGGCACGTGCCACGGCACCGGTCACCGTGCTCGCCGACCCGGCCACCTGCCATCTGCAGATCAACCTCACCGGCACGCAGGTCTTCACCAGTTCCTGCGACGTGGCCAAGAGCTACCTGGCCAAGCGCGGCGTGCCATACGACAACGTGGCGGCGCCGGCCGGTTCGCTGGCAAAGGTGACCGTGGGCGGGGCCAGCCACGAGGCGTTCGAGGGCAGCAGCCTGAGCAAGGCGGACTTCGCCGAGCAGAACAAGGCGTTCACCACCAGCCTCGGTGCCTCGCTCGACCAGGCCGGCTATCCGGCCAAGGCCGACCCGGCGCGTACCAACTACCCGATGCTGATCGTGTTGCTGACCTTGCTGGTGCTGTACGTGACCATGGTCTACGGCCCGATCGCAGCGTGGCTGGTGGAGATGTTCCCGACCAGGATCCGCTACACCTCGATGAGCCTGCCGTACCACATCGGCAACGGCTGGTTCGGCGGCTTCCTGCCTTCGGTGTCGTTCGGCATCGTGGCGCTCACGGGCAACATCTACTCCGGCCTGTGGTACCCGGTGGTGATCGCGATGATGACCTTCGTGATCGGCCTGCTGTTCGTGAGCGAAACCAAGGACGTCGACCTCAGCGACTGA
- the acs gene encoding acetate--CoA ligase produces MSKLYPVNPSFAAAARLRHDDYTRLYAESVNDPEGFWGRIGQRLDWIKPPTKIKDVSFDAKDLHIRWYEDGELNVSANCLDRQLAERGDKVAIIFEGDDPKASRKITYRELHAEVCKFANTLKHLGVVKGDRVAIYLPMIPEAAVAMLACARLGAIHSVVFGGFSPDSLAGRIADSAAKVVVTADEGLRAGKRIPLKVNVDAALERPGTNSVETVIVVRHTGGAINMQSPRDRYYHTLMEGQSADCAPTPVGAEHPLFVLYTSGSTGKPKGVLHSTGGYLVFISYTHELVFDLREDDVYWCTADVGWVTGHSYVVYGPLCNGATTVMFEGVPNYPDFSRFWQVIDKHKVSLFYTAPTAIRALMREGEAPVKKTSRASLRLLGSVGEPINPEAWEWYYRVVGDERCPIVDTWWQTETGGIMISPLPGAIGTKPGSATLPFFGVKPAIVDAEGTVQEGVAEGNLLITDSWPGQVRTIYGDHQRFIETYFSAYPGNYFSGDGARRDEDGYYWITGRVDDVINVSGHRLGTAEVESALVSHPKVAEAAVVGCPHEIKGQGIYAYVTLIAGETGSDALRKELIAWVRKEIGPIATPDYLQWAPGLPKTRSGKIMRRILRKIGENLPDQLGDITTLADPSVVKNLVDERLIK; encoded by the coding sequence ATGTCCAAGCTCTATCCGGTCAACCCCTCGTTTGCCGCTGCGGCGCGCCTGCGCCACGACGACTACACGCGCCTTTACGCCGAGTCGGTCAACGACCCGGAAGGCTTCTGGGGCCGCATCGGCCAGCGCCTGGACTGGATCAAGCCGCCGACGAAGATCAAGGACGTCTCGTTCGATGCCAAGGACCTGCACATCCGCTGGTACGAGGACGGCGAGCTCAACGTCTCGGCGAACTGCCTCGACCGCCAGTTGGCCGAGCGCGGCGACAAGGTGGCGATCATCTTCGAAGGCGACGACCCGAAGGCGTCGCGCAAGATCACCTACCGCGAGCTGCATGCCGAAGTGTGCAAGTTCGCCAACACGCTGAAACACCTGGGTGTGGTCAAGGGCGACCGCGTGGCGATCTACCTGCCGATGATCCCCGAGGCGGCGGTGGCGATGCTGGCCTGCGCCCGCCTCGGCGCGATCCACTCGGTGGTGTTCGGCGGCTTCTCCCCCGACTCGCTGGCCGGACGCATCGCCGACTCCGCCGCCAAGGTGGTGGTCACCGCCGACGAGGGCCTGCGCGCGGGCAAGCGCATCCCGCTCAAGGTCAACGTGGACGCGGCGCTGGAACGGCCGGGCACCAACAGCGTGGAGACCGTGATCGTGGTGCGCCACACCGGCGGCGCGATCAACATGCAGTCGCCGCGCGACCGCTACTACCACACGCTGATGGAAGGGCAGTCGGCCGACTGTGCGCCGACCCCGGTCGGGGCCGAACACCCGCTGTTCGTGCTGTACACCTCTGGCTCCACCGGCAAGCCGAAGGGCGTGCTGCACAGCACCGGCGGCTATCTGGTGTTCATCAGCTACACGCATGAACTGGTGTTCGACCTGCGCGAGGACGACGTCTACTGGTGCACCGCCGACGTCGGCTGGGTCACCGGCCACAGCTACGTGGTGTACGGGCCGCTGTGCAACGGCGCGACCACGGTGATGTTCGAGGGCGTGCCGAACTACCCGGACTTCAGCCGTTTCTGGCAGGTGATCGACAAGCACAAGGTCAGCCTGTTCTACACCGCGCCCACCGCGATCCGCGCACTGATGCGCGAAGGCGAGGCGCCGGTGAAGAAGACCTCGCGCGCGTCCCTGCGCCTGCTCGGCTCGGTCGGCGAACCGATCAATCCGGAAGCGTGGGAGTGGTACTACCGCGTGGTCGGCGACGAGCGCTGCCCGATCGTCGACACCTGGTGGCAGACCGAAACCGGCGGCATCATGATCTCGCCGCTGCCCGGCGCGATCGGCACCAAACCGGGTTCGGCCACGCTGCCGTTCTTCGGCGTCAAGCCGGCGATCGTCGACGCCGAAGGCACCGTGCAGGAGGGCGTGGCCGAGGGCAACCTGCTGATCACCGACTCCTGGCCGGGCCAGGTGCGCACCATCTACGGCGACCACCAGCGCTTCATCGAAACCTACTTCAGCGCCTACCCCGGCAACTACTTCAGCGGCGACGGCGCGCGCCGCGACGAGGACGGCTACTACTGGATCACCGGCCGCGTCGACGACGTGATCAATGTCAGCGGCCACCGCCTGGGCACCGCCGAGGTGGAGAGCGCGCTGGTATCGCACCCGAAGGTGGCCGAAGCCGCCGTGGTCGGCTGCCCGCACGAGATCAAGGGCCAGGGCATCTACGCCTACGTCACTCTGATCGCCGGCGAAACCGGCAGCGACGCGCTGCGCAAGGAACTCATCGCCTGGGTGCGCAAGGAGATCGGCCCGATCGCCACGCCGGACTACCTGCAGTGGGCGCCCGGCCTGCCGAAGACCCGCTCCGGCAAGATCATGCGCCGGATCCTGCGCAAGATCGGCGAGAACCTGCCCGACCAACTCGGCGACATCACCACCTTGGCCGATCCCAGCGTGGTGAAGAACCTGGTCGACGAGCGACTGATCAAGTGA
- a CDS encoding response regulator transcription factor gives MPDILIADDHPLFRDALQRAVLTALPQARVHSADSVHTLLGLIEQFPDAELLLLDLHMPGARGYSALAHIRGQYPGLPTIVVSGHEEAQVARRALAHGASAYIPKSTAGADIVAAIRAVLDGDVWLPPALLGTPGELRPDEAAAAAQIAALTPQQFRVMTMIAEGLLNKQIAWELGVSEATVKAHMTAIMRKLGVNNRTQVALLASQLAVDQGSMPALPDGEG, from the coding sequence ATGCCCGACATCCTGATCGCCGACGACCATCCGCTGTTCCGCGACGCCCTGCAGCGGGCGGTGCTGACCGCATTGCCGCAGGCGCGCGTGCACAGTGCGGACAGTGTGCACACCCTGCTCGGCCTGATCGAGCAATTCCCCGACGCCGAACTGCTGCTGCTCGACCTGCACATGCCGGGCGCGCGCGGCTACTCCGCGCTGGCGCATATCCGCGGGCAGTACCCCGGGCTGCCGACCATCGTGGTGTCCGGTCACGAAGAGGCGCAGGTGGCGCGCCGCGCGCTGGCGCATGGCGCCTCGGCATACATCCCCAAGTCCACCGCCGGCGCCGACATCGTGGCGGCGATCCGCGCCGTGCTCGACGGCGACGTCTGGCTGCCGCCGGCCCTGCTCGGCACCCCCGGCGAACTGCGGCCCGACGAAGCCGCCGCCGCCGCGCAGATCGCCGCGCTGACGCCGCAGCAATTCCGCGTGATGACGATGATCGCCGAAGGACTGCTGAACAAGCAGATCGCGTGGGAACTCGGCGTCTCCGAAGCCACCGTGAAGGCGCACATGACCGCGATCATGCGCAAGCTCGGGGTCAACAACCGCACCCAGGTCGCGCTGCTCGCCAGCCAGCTGGCGGTCGATCAGGGGAGCATGCCGGCGCTGCCCGACGGCGAAGGCTGA